In Lysinibacillus sp. 2017, the DNA window TGCATCTTTTAGGGGAATTTAATGTTTATAATATCCTTGCTGCAACAGCCATGTTCTATGCACGTAATTTCCCAATTGAGGCCATTATTGAACAAATTGAAATGCTTTCACCTGTAAAAGGGCGTATGGAAAAAGTAATGACCGATTTACCAATTCAAATCTTTATCGATTATGCACATACACCGGATGCAATTGAAAAAGCAATTAACGCAGCATTACCTTATAAAAAACCTGAAAATAAATTAATTTTCTTAGTCGGCACAGGTGGAAATCGTGATAAAACGAAACGTCCAACAATGGCTGAAAAAGCATCGGTAGCGGATTATGTTATTTTAACAACAGATGATCCACGCTATGAAGAATTTGATAGTATTACAGGTGATTTAGCTAAAGGGATGCTACATGATAATTATACATGTATCGGAGATCGTGCAGAAGCAGTGAGACATGCGGTCAGCATGGCAGAACCAGGAGATATTATTATTTTTGCTGGTAAAGGTCATGAGGATTATCAAATTATTGAAAATACAAAATACCCACATAGTGATGCAAAGATTGCCATCGAAGCAGGGAAATTAAAATTTGTATAGTATCTAATCATTAATTTTGGGTCCACCGTATTGACGTGAAAACGCGAGCGGTGGATTTTTTATCGATAAAAAAGTATAACTTTCTAAGGACATCAGGTTGCGCTATGTGGCACAACAGGTATCTTTCTAATTGGAGGTGGATATAACAACGTGATTCTTTATTTTTTTAGGAGTATGGCAATTTATTGTATAATCTGTCTCCCAATATATATTTTTTTCCGCGTTCTACATATGAGAAAAAAAGAAAAGAATTGGCTTCGTGAAGGAGTCATGCTACTTTTTTTCCTCTATTGTGTTAGCATTTTTTCACAGACGATTATTCCAAACTTTACTATTATAAATTGGCGAATTGTATTGGATACCTCAACCGCCTATTCTCGTAGTAATTTTACACCGCTCAATACGATTTTACTTTTTTATAATCAATTAAATGGGCCCCTTGCAAATATTGCCTTTTATAATTTAGCTGGTAATATTGTACTGTTCATTCCATTTGGCTTCTTTATTCCATTAGTATGGCCAAAATTTAGAGGATGGGTCATCATGCATGTTGTCGCATTTTTAATTCCACTCTTTATTGAATGTACGCAATATTTTATCGGGCGTAGTATTGATGTGGATGATGTTTTACTAAATGCCATCGCGATTGTAATAGGCTTTGTTTTGTACAAAGTGTTGCAACGTGTTCGTAAAATGATAAAGGATAAGTAAAAAAGGTTGTAACAAGGTAGCGATGTCTTTTAAAATAAGAAAGTATGAAAAGGAGACGAAATTAAAATGACTTTAGAACAAGATATATTATCACGTCGTACCTTTGCCATCATCAGTCACCCGGATGCTGGTAAAACGACGATTACAGAAAAATTATTATTATTCGGTGGTGCCATCCGTGACGCAGGTACAGTAAAAGGGAAGAAATCAGGGAAATTCGCAACATCTGACTGGATGGAAATTGAGAAACAACGTGGGATCTCAGTTACTTCATCTGTTATGCAGTTCGATTATTCAGATTGCCGTGTGAACATTCTGGACACACCTGGACACCAAGATTTCTCCGAAGATACGTACCGTACATTAATGGCGGTAGATAGTGCTGTCATGATCGTCGATGCAGCAAAAGGGATTGAAGCCCAAACATTAAAGCTATTTAAAGTATGTAAAATGCGCGGTATTCCAATCTTCACATTCATCAACAAATTAGACCGTCAAGGGAAAGAGCCGCTTGAGCTAATTGAAGAATTAGAAGAAGTACTTGGCATTTCAGCTTATCCAATGAACTGGCCAATCGGTATGGGGAAAGAGTTCCTTGGTATTTATGACCGTTACAACAATCGTATCGAGCAATTCCGTACGGATGAAAATGAGCGTTACTTACCAGTAGATGAAAAAGGCCATTTAGCAGTTGAACATCCGATGAAAGTAACATCTTATTACACGCAAGCCATGGATGATATCGAATTATTAAACGAAGCAGGTAATGCGTATTCAGAAGAAAAAATCCGTCGTGGGGAATTAACACCCGTATTCTTCGGTTCTGCTTTAACAAACTTCGGGGTACAAACATTCCTTGATACGTACTTAAAATTCGCACCAACACCACAGCCTCGTATTACTGAAGATGAGCAATACATTGATCCTGTAGAGTATAATGAGTTCTCTGGTTTCATATTCAAAATTCAAGCGAATATGAACCCAGCGCACCGTGACCGTATTGCGTTCGTTCGTATTGTTTCAGGTAAA includes these proteins:
- a CDS encoding VanZ family protein, with translation MLLFFLYCVSIFSQTIIPNFTIINWRIVLDTSTAYSRSNFTPLNTILLFYNQLNGPLANIAFYNLAGNIVLFIPFGFFIPLVWPKFRGWVIMHVVAFLIPLFIECTQYFIGRSIDVDDVLLNAIAIVIGFVLYKVLQRVRKMIKDK
- a CDS encoding peptide chain release factor 3; the protein is MTLEQDILSRRTFAIISHPDAGKTTITEKLLLFGGAIRDAGTVKGKKSGKFATSDWMEIEKQRGISVTSSVMQFDYSDCRVNILDTPGHQDFSEDTYRTLMAVDSAVMIVDAAKGIEAQTLKLFKVCKMRGIPIFTFINKLDRQGKEPLELIEELEEVLGISAYPMNWPIGMGKEFLGIYDRYNNRIEQFRTDENERYLPVDEKGHLAVEHPMKVTSYYTQAMDDIELLNEAGNAYSEEKIRRGELTPVFFGSALTNFGVQTFLDTYLKFAPTPQPRITEDEQYIDPVEYNEFSGFIFKIQANMNPAHRDRIAFVRIVSGKFERGMNMTLARTGKSFKVTQSTQFLADDREIVNEAVAGDIIGLYDTGTYQIGDTVVGGKKGFNFEKLPQFTPEIFMRVSAKNVMKGKQFQKGVLQLVQEGAIQYFKTLHTEEIILGAVGQLQFEVFQHRMIGEYNVEVTMQPIGSKIARWVENEEDVKDSMHSQRSMLVKDRFDKKVFLFENEFAMRWFADKNEHIKLYSLL